Within the Enterobacter roggenkampii genome, the region GTTGAGGATCACCGCAATAAACAGGGCCAGAATAAAGGGCACAATAATGTCGGCGGCAAAGCGCACGCCTGTCAATATGATCACCAGCATGCCCAGCATGATGACAATTTTTAACCCGTTCAGGGTAATGATGGGTTTAGCCATGGTGACTCCGCAATTTTCGTTATTTTTATAATAAAGGCGAAAGGCGTTGCAATAAACTAACCAAAATCAAACGGGGTGGGTAAAGAATTGCAAAGACTTTGAGTAAAATCCTGGCTTATGGTACAAATTCGGTGTGTTTAACTACCGAGGACAATTTTGATCCGCAAAGACGAGAAGCAACAACGCGGATAATTGTAATTTTATGGACAATATGTTCAGGACGTACTCTTCAAACAATACTGCTGTATATTCCACCTCTTTCTGCCTGCTTTCTGGTGAGCAACACTGGCGCACCGCACTCTAGTCATTTCTTCTGCCTGAGCTGGCGCTAAGCGCTTAGCTGACTGATTTCAATTCGTATTTTTGGGTTTGCTGCACGCAGCGGGCCACGATGGATTATATTCTCAAGCAGGAGAAAAACATGTTTTACTGGATTTTATTAGCACTGGCTATTATTGCTGAAATTACCGGCACGCTGTCGATGAAGTGGGCAAGCGTCAGCGATGGCAATACTGGTTTTATTTTGATGCTGGTGATGATTTCGCTTTCTTATATTTTCCTCTCATTTGCGGTGAAAAAAATTGCGCTGGGCGTCGCGTATGCCCTGTGGGAAGGGATCGGTATTTTGTTGATTACGCTGTTCAGCGTGCTGATATTTGACGAAACATTAACAACAATGAAGGTCGCCGGATTAACGACGCTGGTCGCGGGTATTGTGCTGATTAAATCAGGTACCCGTAAGCCGTCTAAAGTGCAGAAGGAGCAGAACCATGCAACAGTTTGAGTGGGTTCATGCGGCCTGGCTGGGGTTCGCCATCGTGCTGGAAATTCTGGCGAACGTTCTGCTGAAATTCTCCGATGGTTTTCGCCGTAAGCTCTACGGCCTGATGTCGATTGCCGCGGTTCTGGGCGCGTTCAGCGCGCTGTCCCAGGCGGTAAAAGGGATTGACCTGTCGGTGGCCTATGCGCTGTGGGGCGGTTTTGGTATCGCCGCCACGCTGGCCGCAGGCTGGGTGCTCTTCGGCCAGCGTTTAAATAACAAGGGCTGGATGGGACTCATCTTGCTGCTTGCCGGTATGATTATGATAAAACTCGCCTGACGCTCATAAAGCCATCCTTTACAGGCAGCGAAATTCGCTGCCTGTATTACGCTTAGAAAAGCAAAACCCTGAAGAGGATGGCGGATGTATCGCACATTAAGCTGGCGCAATATTCCCACCGCGAGAACGTTGTTTGCCATGGTCTTTATGGCGGGCATCGGCTTAATCATCTCCGTCGTCGCACTCCTCTATCTTTCCCTGCATCTTATCAGCACCAAAACCAATGAAATTGATGAACACCGCGCGGCGCTTTCCGTGCAGGGGGCCATTCAGACATCGGTCAACCGCGTCTCCTCGCTGGTGCTGGATAACGCCGTCTGGGACGATGCGGTGCGGGAGGCCTACCGTCCCACGCTCGATACCAACTGGTTGTATAACACCTGGGGCGCCGGCTTTAAAATCAACAACCTCTATGATGGCACCTTCGTGCTTGATGAGCATTTCAACGTCATCTGGGGATCGTTTCAAAGTCAGCCATTTCAGGAGACGAATCTCGATTTTTTCGGTAAGGGGCTGAAGGCGCTTATTGCTCAGCACGCGCGCGCCTTATCAGGCGATAAAAATATCTATGCCGGGATCAGCAAAACGCGAAGCGGCGTCGCCTTTGTGGGCATTGGGCTGATTCGCCCGATGGTCGGAAGATTACAGGTTACCGACGGAACGCGCCGCTATCTGGTAATCACCCGTCATCTGAACGCCAGAATTTTATCCGACCTGGGGTCGACCTTTCAGATCGATAACCTGCACTTTACGCCGGATAAAATTAACGAGCTGAGTATGCCGCTGCGCAGCTCGGCAGGGGAGCTGCTGGGCTATCTTAACTGGCAGGCACGGCTTCCGGGAGCGCAGGCCGCCCGGGCGGCATCCTCTGATATCACCCAGATTGTCGTGCTGGCATCGGCCCTGATCCTGCTCTTTATTCTGGTGAGCAGCGTGGGGCTGTACAAGCTTGCGCGAGGAGAAAGCCAGGCACGTCTGGTGGCCAGAACGGACTGGCTAAGCCATCTGCCGAACCGGCGAGCGCTCATCGAGGCGCTGGATCGGGTGAGCTTACGCGGAGATATCGACGTCAAAAGCGTGGTGTTTATCGATCTGGATGGCTTTAAAGACGTGAATGACATCTACGGCCACAGCGTGGGTGACGATCTCATTGTGGCGATTGCGAAAACGCTGAGTGAACGCGTGCCGCCGGGGGGAATGCTGGCGCGTATGGGCGGGGATGAGTTTGCCATGACAATCGGCGGTGATAAGGCAGAGACACAGGCCACCGCTTTTGCCGTGTCGGTGCTGGATTCTCTCTCCGCCCCGATTCAGCTGGGGGAACGCACCATCCATATCGGGGCCAGTATCGGGATCGCCAGCGGAACCCTGATTGAATGCACCAGCTCCGAGCTGTTTCGTCGCGCCGATATTGCCATGTACCATGCCAAAATGAGCGGGAAAGGGCGTATCACCCACTACGACGCCGAGCTGAACAGCGCCCGTGAGCGCAAGCTGGCGATTGAAAATCAGATCCGTAACGGTCTGGAGCGCGATGAGTTTGAGGTCTGGTATCAGCCGATTATTGACGCTCGCAGCCAGAAAATGAGCAGCGTCGAAGCGTTAGTCCGCTGGCCGCGTCGCCCGGACGGGCCGCTGGGCCCGGATACCTTCATCGCCATCGCGGAGACCAGCGGCCTGATTTACAAACTGGGCCAGTTTGTGTTGCAGCGCGCCTGTCAGGACCTCCAGCCATACGGTGACTTAACGCTTTCCGTTAACATTTCTCCCGCACAATTCCGCGATCCCGCCTTCGAAGACAAAGTGGCCAGCGTGCTGGAAACCACCCATTTTCCTGCCAACCGACTGCAGCTGGAGGTCACGGAGTCTTATGTGCTCGAAAACCCGGAGCGTGCCCGCATGGCGATAGCCAATCTTAAAGCGCTGGGCACCGCGGTGGCGCTGGACGACTTTGGCACCGGCTATTCCAGCATTGGCTATTTACGGCGTTTTAACTTCGACACCATCAAGATTGATAAATCGCTGGCCGGGCTGGTGGACCACGATGAACAGGCGGCCGCGCTGGTGAGCGGCACGGTGCGGATCGCCAACGCGCTGGGGATGGCGGTGGTCGCCGAAGGGGTCGAAACCGAAAGACAAATGAAACTGCTGCGGCTGGCTGGCTGCGATCAACTGCAGGGTTTCTGGTTCAGCCAGCCGATGCCGATTGAGTCAATCAGGGCATTACATCAGGTCAGACGATGCTGATTTACTGCTGCGCCAGCGCTTCCAGCTTGTCGCGAAAGCCGGTCACGGACAAGGCACGGTTATCAGCCCGCCAGCGATCTTTCGCCGCCGGTGCAGAGCTCTGCACGCCAATCAACTGCCAGCCGTTATCTGTTTTCAGCATCAGCGGTGAACCACTGTCGCCCGGCAACGTATCACACTGGTGCGAGAGTACGCTAGTTTGCGCCCAGCCCGTCACAATACAGTCGGTGTGGGTGTAAAGGGTATCCAGATGGTCGACAGGATAGCCGGACTGCGTCACCTTCCGGTCGGCGGCTTTCAGCGCGGCGGTGAGTGCGTCTTTATCGCCGTCAAATAACGGCAGCGGCGTAATGCCGGAAGGGGGGTAGCGTAAAACGATCAGGCCAAAGTCCCATGAGGCGGCCGCCGGTGGCACGATCCAGCCGTCACCATCCGGTTTCAGCCGTTTGCCGAGAGACGGATCGACCCGGCCTTCAATGCCGTGTATTTCATAGCGCCAGGTGCCTTTTTGCGACACAAACCGCAAGGCCACCGCTTTATCCGGCTTGCCGTTTGGCGGCGTTAACAGACAGTGGCCTGCCGTCAGGGCAAGCTGAGGGGTGATCAACGTCGCAGTACATAAGTTACCGCTGGCGGTTTCCAGTTGACCTATAGCATCCCAGGGTGCCTGGGTGGGATCGGCGACGCGCGTACGGTCGTCATGATTGAAAAAAAGCGTCTTTAGCTCTTTCGCGCTAATGGTGTCATCACCGCCATCATCCGCATGTGAGAATCCAGAAAAAAGACCAAACGTTCCCAGTAACAACACAACAGATTTACGCATATCTCACTCTGGTGGGGGTAATTATGATTATTAAAAGTGAACCCTATGAAAATACTATAGACGGGACAGCGCTAAAGTGGGAGTAAAATCAGCGTGCTACATTCAGGAAAGATAAAAATGGCTGGCGATGAGCGCGCATAAAATAAGCAGGATCAGAATCAGCTCAAACCGATAGCGCCGCAGCATACGCCCTCCGGATAAAAAAAAACGGCGCGGAACCTGTTCCGGTTCAGCGCCGGTTTACCAACGTGCCCCGAAGGGCACGGTTTAGCTTGTACTCTTACGCAGCTGGCTGTGCAGCTGGTTTAGCAGCTTCGTGTTTTACTGCTTTTTTGTGATGCTTTTTAGCAGCCTGGGCTTTCTGCTCTACAGCCGGTTTGGTCGCTTTTTTGTGGTGCTTTTTAGCAGCCTGGGCTTTCTGCTCTGCAGCTGGTTTGGTCGCTTTTTTGTGGTGCTTTTTAGCGGCCTGGGCTTTTTGCTCTGCAGCCGGTTTAGCGGCTTTATGATGTTTCTTGTGATGGACAGTTTTTGCTGGCGCCGCGGTGGTCGTTGCAGCAGGTGCCGCAGCAGCCGGTGCAGCAGTGGTTTCAGCAGCGAACGCAGCAGAAGACAGACCCATAGCAGCGGCAACAACCAGAGCTAATACTTTTTTCATGTTCATACCCTCGAATTTGGTTTTTCATTTAACCCCACTGCGGGGCCGTTGAAATAACTATATCCCTGTAAATTCGGGGTTTCCGTGAGTGATTGGTATCGGCGTGTAACGGAATGTACAGAGGGGAGAAAAGTGTACGAACAGACCAAACGCCGCTGCTCGTACAGGTCTCTGTTATCTTTTCAGTGTGGCCAGAATAGCCGCCGGAGACTGACTGCCTATAATCGACCGTGATTCAGGCTCAATAACCACCATTACCGGGGTGACGCTAATGCCCAACCGTTCTGCCAGTGCAGATTGCCGCGCGATCAGATCGGAGCACGCTGTCGTGGTGTCGTTATTCGGTAAAAATCCCGCCATCGCTTGTTGCAGGCTTTTGACCTTATCGGCTGAACACCAGACGCGCCCCATATCTTCAATTACCGAGTCGCGAATGGCGCTGGGCGCAACGGTCAGAAACGACATCGTCAAACCGGCATCCGTATATTGCTTAACGTTTTTCACTACATTGCTGCAGTAAATGCACTGATTATCAATAAACACCAGCAGCTTATATTTTTCAGCGGGAGCCTGAAACGTGATTGGCTGGAGGTCTGCAAGAGAGCGGGTAATATCGTTGAACGCGTCTTGCGGGGTATTATCCGTGGCTGCGAAAGTACTTAAACTGGTCGCACACAGAATCGCTAACACCGTTTTCATTATGCCTTTCATCATTGATCCCTTTATTTTTTTAATCCTGGCCTGATAGCAGTCTAATTGTGTCGGAAGGACACGCATTCATACACCCGGCGCAATCATGGCAATATGTGCTAAATCATATTCTTATTGAAAAGGGTGAGAAGAGTGCCGGAGCAGGCTCCGGCAGAGGGATTAAAGATAACGGGAGGTCAGATGCTCGCGGAAGTAACGGATATTCAGATCTTCACCCGTCGCCTGGGTGATTAACTGCGACGTGCTGAAGCGACTGCCGTGCTGCCAGATGTTCTGACGCAGCCACTCAAAGAGTGCGGAAAAATCGCCCTCAGCGATGGAGGTCTGCAGACCCGGAAGCGCCGTTTTCGCGGCGTGGAACAGCTGTGCGGCATACATGGCCCCCAGCGTATACGACGGGAAGTAGCCAAAACCGCCGTCGGTCCAGTGGATATCCTGCATACAGCCGTTGCGGTAGTTGTCTTTGGTGGATAACCCGAGCCAGGCCTGCATTTTCTCGTCCCACAGGGCAGGGATATCGTCCACTTCGATCTCGCCGTTGATCAGCGCGCGCTCAATCTCATAGCGCAGCACCACGTGTGCCGGGTAGCTCACTTCGTCCGCATCGACGCGGATATAGCCCGGCTTCACGCGCTGGTTCCAGGCAATAAAGTTCTCTTCGCTGAACGCCGCCTGGCTGCCAAAGCGGGCGTGCACCGCAGGGAGAAGATGTTTGAGGAAGGCTTCACTGCGCCCCAGCTGCATCTCAAAGAACAGGCTCTGGGATTCGTGGATCGCGGTTGAGCGGGCCAGCGCAATCGGCTGTCCTGCCCACGCGCGCGGCAGGTTTTGTTCGTAGCGCGCGTGTCCGGTTTCGTGGATCACGCCAAACAGCGCGCTGAGCAGTTCATCCTCGTCGTAGCGCGTGGTGATGCGCACGTCTTCCGGTACGCCGCCGCAGAACGGGTGCGCACTCACGTCGAGGCGACCGCCGTTAAAATCGAAGCCGAGCATTTTCATGGCTTCCAGGCCCAGTTCGCGCTGTGTTGCGGTCGGGAACGGGCCCTGAGGAGGAACAAACGAACGTTGCGCCTGCTTTTCCACGACGTTTGCCAGCAGGTCCGGCAGCCAGGATTTCATATCGCCGAACAGAACGTCCAGACGGGCGCTGGTCATGTCGGGCTCAAAAATATCCAGCAGCGCGTCGTACGGTGTGCAGCCTTTGGCTTCCGCCCGCAGGCGCGCCTCTTCTCGGCTGAGTTTGACCACCTCTTTCAGGTTGGCGGAAAAGCCCAGCCAGTCGTTGGCGGGACGCTGCGTGCGCCAGGCGTGCTCGCACCTGCTGCCCGCCAGGGATTTGGCTTCCACCAGCGATTCCGGCAGCAGGGTTGCCTGCTGGTAGTGGCGCGTCATTTCGCGCAGGTTGGCCTGTTCGACGTCATTCAGATCTTCTCCTGCTGCCGCCGCTAACAGGTCGCCGACTTTTTTATCGGTCAGGATCTGGTGCTGCAGGACGCTCATCTCCGCCAGCGCCTCGCCGCGCGCGGCGCTGCCGCCGGGCGGCATCATGGTGAACATGTCCCAGCTGGCGATGGAGGTAAGGTGCGAGAAGCGGGAGAGACGCTGGAAGGTTTTCACAAGTGACTGATAGGCTGATGTTTTTTGCAATTCTTATTTCCTCATGCCGGGGATGTGTTTCAGGGAGCATACAATGAAACAGACCCAATTCCCCAACATTTCCCACATGGAGGAAATCTGTGCCGATCTCCTCCGTTGAAACCGTCCCCGGCATTCCGGAAGACGGTTTTCGGTGGGCACTCAGGACTTATCGCGCATAACCTGTTGCAGGATCGCCAGCGCCTGGTTGAACTGGGCGTCCGGAATGGTCAGCGGATAAAGGAAGCGGATCACGTTGCCGTACTGGCCGCAGATCAATAACAGCAGGCCCTGGGCGAGCGCCTTTTGCTGGATCGCCTGCGCGATGGCGGCCGACGGTTCACGGCTCTCGGGGTCAAAAAACTCCGCCGCAATCATCGAGCCTCTTCCCCTTATCGCCACGAGCGCAGGGAAGGTGCCCTGAATCTCCTCCAGCGTGGCTTTCAGCCGATCGCCCAGCTGACGGGCACGCGCGCACAGCGACTCGTTGTCGATAATCTTCAGCACCGCGTGCGCGGCGGCCACCGCAAGCGGGTTGCCTGCATAGGTGCCCCCCAGGCCGCCGGGAGCCGGCGCGTCCATGATTTCGTCGCGGCCCACCACGCCGGACAGCGGCATTCCGCCTGCCAGGCTTTTAGCCATCGTCATCAGGTCGGGTTTGTCCGCGTAGTGTTCCATCGCAAACAGCTTACCCGTTCGGGCGAAGCCGCTCTGCACTTCGTCGGCAATCATCACGATCCCGTGTTCATCACAGATACGGCGGATGGCGGCCACCAGTTCTGGCGGGGCGACGTTGAATCCGCCTTCACCCTGAATGGGTTCAAAAATAATCGCCGCCACCTGTTTCGCCTCAATATCTGCTTTGAACAGGCGTTCTATCGCCGTGATGGCATCCTGCGTCGTGATGCCGTGCAGCTCGGAGGGATACGGCACGTGGTAAACCGACCCCGGGAAGGGGCCAAATCCCAGCTTATAAGGCGCGACCTTGCCGGTTAAGGCCATGGTCATATAGGTTCGGCCGTGAAAGCCTCCCCCGAAGGCAATCACACCCGGTCTGCCGGTGTGGGCCCGGGCGATTTTAATGGCATTTTCCACCGCTTCCGCGCCCGTTGTGAAGAACGCCGTTTTGGCCGGGCTCTGCACCGGGGCCAGCTCGTTAAGTTTTTCGGCCAATGAAACGTAGCTTTCATACGGCACAATCTGGTAGGCCGTGTGGGTGAACTGGTGAAGCTGTTTTTCCACTGCGGCCACCAGTTCAGGATGACGATGGCCGGTATTCAGTACCGCGATCCCGGCGGCGAAATCAATATAGTCGTTGCCTTCCACATCGGTGAGCGTGGCATTCTCCGCCGAGCGGGCAAAGAAATTACACATTACGCCAACGCCGCGCGGGGTGGCAGAAAGTCTGCGCTGATGAAATTCCTGGTTACTCATGTCAGATACCCTTTTGTCGAAACGATCATACGCCAAGACGATCGCGCAGGCTGTAGTACGCCGCGCCCATCGCCGTAAATGGAATCCGCAGGCTGCGGCCGCCCGGGAAGGGGTAGTGCGGGAGGTTGGCAAACGCATCAAAGCGCTCTGCGTCACCGCGCAACAGTTCCGAGATCAGCCGTCCGGCCAGGTGGGTGCAGGTCACGCCGTGGCCGCTGTAGCCCTGCATGTAATAGATGTTTTTGTCCAGACGACCAAACTGCGGCATTCGGGACAGGGTCAGCAGGAAGTTGCCCGTCCAGCGGTAGTCGATTTTGACGCCGGCCAGCTGAGGGAAAGTTTTCAGCAGCTTTGGCATCACCAGGCGCTCGACATCGTCCGGATCGCGCGCGCCATACACGACGCCACCGCCGTACAGCAGGCGGTTGTCGGCGGTGAGACGGTAGTAATCCAGCAGGTAGTTACAATCTTCCACGCAGTAATTATTGGGGATCAGCGTGCGGGCGAGCTCTTCCGGCAGCGGGGCGGTGGTCACCACCTGGGTGCCGCAGGGCATGCTGCGTTTTGCCAGCTCCGGTTCGATCTTATCGCCCAGATAGGCATTCCCGGCGACGATCACGTAGCGGGCCGTCACCTGACCATGCTGCGTGCTCACCACGGCCGGGCTGGTGTGCTGAATGGCAGTCACCGGGGACTGTTCATACACCCGCCCACCGTTCAGGCGAATGGCGTCCGCTTCGCCGATCGCCAGGTTCAGCGGATGAATGTGCCCCCCGCTGCGGTCAAGCAGCGCGCCGGTATAGCGTTCGCTGTCGACTTCCCGGCGGATGGCGCTGGCGTCCAGCAGCTCCAGCTGCGTGTTGCCGTAGC harbors:
- the mdtJ gene encoding multidrug/spermidine efflux SMR transporter subunit MdtJ — protein: MFYWILLALAIIAEITGTLSMKWASVSDGNTGFILMLVMISLSYIFLSFAVKKIALGVAYALWEGIGILLITLFSVLIFDETLTTMKVAGLTTLVAGIVLIKSGTRKPSKVQKEQNHATV
- the mdtI gene encoding multidrug/spermidine efflux SMR transporter subunit MdtI translates to MQQFEWVHAAWLGFAIVLEILANVLLKFSDGFRRKLYGLMSIAAVLGAFSALSQAVKGIDLSVAYALWGGFGIAATLAAGWVLFGQRLNNKGWMGLILLLAGMIMIKLA
- a CDS encoding bifunctional diguanylate cyclase/phosphodiesterase, which codes for MYRTLSWRNIPTARTLFAMVFMAGIGLIISVVALLYLSLHLISTKTNEIDEHRAALSVQGAIQTSVNRVSSLVLDNAVWDDAVREAYRPTLDTNWLYNTWGAGFKINNLYDGTFVLDEHFNVIWGSFQSQPFQETNLDFFGKGLKALIAQHARALSGDKNIYAGISKTRSGVAFVGIGLIRPMVGRLQVTDGTRRYLVITRHLNARILSDLGSTFQIDNLHFTPDKINELSMPLRSSAGELLGYLNWQARLPGAQAARAASSDITQIVVLASALILLFILVSSVGLYKLARGESQARLVARTDWLSHLPNRRALIEALDRVSLRGDIDVKSVVFIDLDGFKDVNDIYGHSVGDDLIVAIAKTLSERVPPGGMLARMGGDEFAMTIGGDKAETQATAFAVSVLDSLSAPIQLGERTIHIGASIGIASGTLIECTSSELFRRADIAMYHAKMSGKGRITHYDAELNSARERKLAIENQIRNGLERDEFEVWYQPIIDARSQKMSSVEALVRWPRRPDGPLGPDTFIAIAETSGLIYKLGQFVLQRACQDLQPYGDLTLSVNISPAQFRDPAFEDKVASVLETTHFPANRLQLEVTESYVLENPERARMAIANLKALGTAVALDDFGTGYSSIGYLRRFNFDTIKIDKSLAGLVDHDEQAAALVSGTVRIANALGMAVVAEGVETERQMKLLRLAGCDQLQGFWFSQPMPIESIRALHQVRRC
- a CDS encoding trypsin-like serine peptidase translates to MRKSVVLLLGTFGLFSGFSHADDGGDDTISAKELKTLFFNHDDRTRVADPTQAPWDAIGQLETASGNLCTATLITPQLALTAGHCLLTPPNGKPDKAVALRFVSQKGTWRYEIHGIEGRVDPSLGKRLKPDGDGWIVPPAAASWDFGLIVLRYPPSGITPLPLFDGDKDALTAALKAADRKVTQSGYPVDHLDTLYTHTDCIVTGWAQTSVLSHQCDTLPGDSGSPLMLKTDNGWQLIGVQSSAPAAKDRWRADNRALSVTGFRDKLEALAQQ
- the asr gene encoding acid resistance repetitive basic protein Asr, producing MKKVLALVVAAAMGLSSAAFAAETTAAPAAAAPAATTTAAPAKTVHHKKHHKAAKPAAEQKAQAAKKHHKKATKPAAEQKAQAAKKHHKKATKPAVEQKAQAAKKHHKKAVKHEAAKPAAQPAA
- a CDS encoding thioredoxin fold domain-containing protein, which encodes MMKGIMKTVLAILCATSLSTFAATDNTPQDAFNDITRSLADLQPITFQAPAEKYKLLVFIDNQCIYCSNVVKNVKQYTDAGLTMSFLTVAPSAIRDSVIEDMGRVWCSADKVKSLQQAMAGFLPNNDTTTACSDLIARQSALAERLGISVTPVMVVIEPESRSIIGSQSPAAILATLKR
- a CDS encoding carboxypeptidase M32 is translated as MQKTSAYQSLVKTFQRLSRFSHLTSIASWDMFTMMPPGGSAARGEALAEMSVLQHQILTDKKVGDLLAAAAGEDLNDVEQANLREMTRHYQQATLLPESLVEAKSLAGSRCEHAWRTQRPANDWLGFSANLKEVVKLSREEARLRAEAKGCTPYDALLDIFEPDMTSARLDVLFGDMKSWLPDLLANVVEKQAQRSFVPPQGPFPTATQRELGLEAMKMLGFDFNGGRLDVSAHPFCGGVPEDVRITTRYDEDELLSALFGVIHETGHARYEQNLPRAWAGQPIALARSTAIHESQSLFFEMQLGRSEAFLKHLLPAVHARFGSQAAFSEENFIAWNQRVKPGYIRVDADEVSYPAHVVLRYEIERALINGEIEVDDIPALWDEKMQAWLGLSTKDNYRNGCMQDIHWTDGGFGYFPSYTLGAMYAAQLFHAAKTALPGLQTSIAEGDFSALFEWLRQNIWQHGSRFSTSQLITQATGEDLNIRYFREHLTSRYL
- the puuE gene encoding 4-aminobutyrate transaminase, whose translation is MSNQEFHQRRLSATPRGVGVMCNFFARSAENATLTDVEGNDYIDFAAGIAVLNTGHRHPELVAAVEKQLHQFTHTAYQIVPYESYVSLAEKLNELAPVQSPAKTAFFTTGAEAVENAIKIARAHTGRPGVIAFGGGFHGRTYMTMALTGKVAPYKLGFGPFPGSVYHVPYPSELHGITTQDAITAIERLFKADIEAKQVAAIIFEPIQGEGGFNVAPPELVAAIRRICDEHGIVMIADEVQSGFARTGKLFAMEHYADKPDLMTMAKSLAGGMPLSGVVGRDEIMDAPAPGGLGGTYAGNPLAVAAAHAVLKIIDNESLCARARQLGDRLKATLEEIQGTFPALVAIRGRGSMIAAEFFDPESREPSAAIAQAIQQKALAQGLLLLICGQYGNVIRFLYPLTIPDAQFNQALAILQQVMRDKS
- a CDS encoding NAD(P)/FAD-dependent oxidoreductase, with amino-acid sequence MTEHTTSYYAASANAYEPFPTLNESISCDVCVVGGGYTGLSSALHLAEMGYDVVLLEGARIGFGASGRNGGQLVNSYSRDIDVIEKNYGPDAARALGSMMFEGGEIIRERIQRYQIQCDYRPGGLFVALNHKQLETLEEQKANWERYGNTQLELLDASAIRREVDSERYTGALLDRSGGHIHPLNLAIGEADAIRLNGGRVYEQSPVTAIQHTSPAVVSTQHGQVTARYVIVAGNAYLGDKIEPELAKRSMPCGTQVVTTAPLPEELARTLIPNNYCVEDCNYLLDYYRLTADNRLLYGGGVVYGARDPDDVERLVMPKLLKTFPQLAGVKIDYRWTGNFLLTLSRMPQFGRLDKNIYYMQGYSGHGVTCTHLAGRLISELLRGDAERFDAFANLPHYPFPGGRSLRIPFTAMGAAYYSLRDRLGV